The proteins below come from a single Arthrobacter crystallopoietes genomic window:
- the nhaA gene encoding Na+/H+ antiporter NhaA — protein sequence MTNPAPGNGKKTILSRGSYPEYVRLSDLMRKETVGGIMLLIAAVAALIWANSPAADSYFAIRDFKIGYEPWHLDLSIGKWASDGLLAIFFFLTGLELKREFVAGDLRSPSRAIVPIAAAFGGVAVPALIYVIVNLTAGPEALRGWAIPTATDIAFAVAVLAVISSHLPSALRIFILTLAVVDDLIAIAIIAFFYTAEVHVPFLLLMFVPLALFAFLTQKYAKFFAKNHIAAWIILLPLGIITWALMHSSGVHATVAGVLLGFMVPVLRSRKDGGPDAGPGLAEQLEHRFRPLSTGFAVPVFAFFSAGVALGGWEGFGASLTDTVALGIILGLFLGKPIGIMLTTWTLTKLSKANLDPTLKWIDVFGIALLAGVGFTVSLLVNDLSFALGTEHHDHAKVAVLTGSLISALAATVILRARNRHYRKIEELETADTDQDGIPDVFEGEGRN from the coding sequence GTGACTAACCCCGCCCCCGGAAACGGCAAGAAGACCATTCTTAGCCGAGGCAGCTACCCGGAATATGTCCGGCTCAGCGATCTGATGCGCAAGGAAACCGTCGGCGGCATCATGCTGCTAATCGCCGCGGTAGCAGCCCTGATCTGGGCCAACTCCCCCGCCGCGGACAGCTATTTCGCCATCCGCGACTTCAAGATCGGCTACGAGCCCTGGCACCTCGACCTGAGCATCGGGAAATGGGCCTCCGACGGCCTGCTTGCGATCTTCTTCTTCCTCACAGGCCTGGAGCTCAAGCGGGAGTTCGTTGCAGGCGACCTGCGCTCCCCCAGCCGGGCGATCGTGCCCATTGCCGCAGCCTTCGGCGGCGTAGCAGTTCCTGCCCTCATCTACGTGATCGTCAACCTGACCGCCGGCCCCGAGGCGCTGCGAGGCTGGGCCATTCCAACCGCCACGGACATCGCTTTCGCCGTCGCTGTCCTCGCGGTCATCAGCTCGCACCTGCCCAGCGCCCTGCGCATCTTTATCCTCACGCTGGCGGTGGTGGATGACCTGATTGCCATAGCGATCATCGCTTTCTTCTACACCGCCGAAGTGCACGTCCCGTTCCTGCTCCTGATGTTCGTCCCGCTGGCGCTGTTCGCTTTCCTGACCCAGAAGTACGCTAAGTTCTTCGCCAAGAACCACATCGCCGCGTGGATCATCCTGCTGCCGCTGGGCATCATCACATGGGCTCTGATGCACTCCTCCGGTGTTCACGCCACCGTCGCCGGCGTACTGCTGGGCTTCATGGTGCCGGTGCTGCGCAGCAGAAAGGACGGCGGCCCGGATGCCGGCCCCGGTTTAGCCGAGCAGCTGGAGCACCGCTTCCGCCCGCTCTCCACCGGCTTCGCGGTTCCAGTTTTCGCCTTCTTCTCCGCCGGCGTCGCGTTGGGCGGTTGGGAGGGTTTTGGCGCCTCCCTCACCGATACTGTTGCTTTGGGCATCATCCTTGGCCTGTTCCTTGGCAAGCCCATCGGCATCATGCTGACCACTTGGACCTTGACCAAGCTCAGCAAGGCTAATCTGGACCCGACGCTGAAGTGGATCGACGTTTTCGGTATCGCGCTACTCGCCGGCGTCGGCTTCACCGTCTCGCTCCTGGTTAACGACCTCAGCTTCGCCCTCGGCACTGAGCATCACGATCATGCGAAGGTTGCGGTGCTGACCGGCTCCCTCATTTCCGCGCTAGCCGCCACCGTCATTTTGCGCGCCCGCAACCGCCACTACCGCAAGATCGAGGAACTCGAGACCGCAGACACCGACCAGGACGGCATCCCCGATGTGTTTGAGGGCGAGGGTCGCAACTAA
- a CDS encoding response regulator transcription factor, with protein MEASRVAVIVEDDRDIRDLIEAVLIQSGFEVYAAASGEEGVQAVEEHDPSIVTLDLGLPDMDGFEVARRIRLFSDSYIIMLTARAEELDTLLGLESGADDYITKPFRPRELRARVAAMLRRPRMGDTGAISVGRVSVPAAPANGSGQPEGKGQEQVAEPATNGNQTGTYLHNGLLLNHRTRTTEVNGQEIELTRTEFDLLHALMESGRVVRTKTDLVRRLRYEDYDTGSFISDADMRAIEVHIGNLRRKLGDNSREPRWLETVRGVGYRLAPKTLR; from the coding sequence TTGGAAGCATCACGGGTGGCAGTCATTGTCGAAGATGACCGCGACATACGGGACCTCATCGAGGCTGTTCTGATTCAATCTGGTTTCGAGGTCTATGCTGCAGCCAGCGGGGAAGAAGGCGTTCAAGCCGTAGAGGAACACGACCCCTCCATCGTCACTCTGGATCTTGGCCTGCCGGATATGGACGGGTTCGAAGTAGCCCGGCGGATCCGTCTCTTCAGTGACAGCTACATCATCATGCTCACCGCCCGCGCCGAAGAGCTGGATACTTTGCTGGGGCTGGAATCCGGCGCAGATGACTACATCACCAAACCGTTTCGCCCGCGAGAGCTGCGGGCCCGCGTGGCAGCTATGCTCCGGCGGCCGCGGATGGGCGACACTGGTGCGATTTCCGTGGGCCGCGTGTCGGTGCCTGCCGCTCCGGCAAATGGATCAGGGCAGCCGGAAGGCAAGGGGCAGGAACAGGTGGCCGAACCGGCGACTAATGGAAACCAAACCGGCACATACTTGCATAACGGGCTTCTGCTGAACCACCGCACGCGGACCACAGAGGTCAACGGCCAGGAGATTGAGCTGACCCGCACGGAGTTCGACCTGCTCCACGCGTTGATGGAAAGCGGGCGCGTGGTGCGTACTAAGACGGACCTTGTCCGCCGGCTCCGCTACGAGGACTACGACACTGGCTCGTTTATCAGCGACGCCGATATGCGCGCTATAGAGGTCCATATCGGTAACCTGCGCAGGAAGCTGGGCGATAATTCGCGCGAGCCCCGCTGGCTGGAAACAGTTCGCGGAGTCGGTTACCGGCTAGCCCCCAAGACTCTCCGCTAA
- a CDS encoding putative bifunctional diguanylate cyclase/phosphodiesterase, whose translation MDSAPAEDPRLQQLVEGVVKLAAGDLSARIQPSEKRDDIDAVITGVNLLAEELHYIYSDLEQRVEERTAALIEAQAKLQRMAMTDALTGLANRSTLRDRTQEALAAAEGGKRAPAVLMLDLDSFKPINDSLGHGAGDEVLVEVGRRLCSAVRDTDTVARLGGDEFAILIPEATEADVRAIADRAQAALQSSITVGTVSVWAMASIGVSIGTEGTSAASLLRDADVAMYEAKSRGRNNVQIFHPSMLHATQQRSRTAAELRNAIENGELSLYYQPVVELATGSIIGIEALVRWVHPTRGMIMPENFIPVAEETGLIVDLGRWVLQEALQQLKAWNDIEPLPAHLKLHLNLSAAELLRNDLLEDIAGSLERYGIDPGRLVFEITETVLMTRETEEAQVLGKIRGLGVGLQIDDFGTGYSSISYLRSLPADTVKVDQSLIEGMDNDAGQRTFVAAVLQLIESAGLQAIVEGIETAEQAIQLRRLGCRFGQGYYFGRPVPAEETVALLNSPLPPA comes from the coding sequence ATGGACTCCGCACCCGCTGAGGACCCGCGGCTGCAACAGCTGGTCGAGGGTGTCGTCAAGCTGGCCGCGGGTGACCTCAGCGCCAGGATCCAGCCGTCTGAGAAACGGGATGACATAGACGCCGTCATCACCGGCGTCAATCTGCTGGCCGAGGAGCTCCACTACATCTACTCCGACTTGGAACAGCGCGTCGAGGAGCGGACCGCGGCGCTCATCGAGGCACAGGCAAAGCTGCAGCGGATGGCGATGACGGATGCGCTCACCGGTCTGGCCAACCGCTCGACCCTGCGTGACCGGACGCAGGAGGCACTGGCTGCGGCTGAGGGCGGGAAACGTGCGCCGGCCGTGCTGATGCTGGACCTGGACTCTTTCAAACCGATCAATGACAGCCTCGGCCACGGTGCCGGGGACGAAGTCCTGGTGGAGGTGGGCCGCCGGCTGTGTTCAGCCGTCCGGGACACGGACACGGTGGCCCGGCTGGGCGGGGATGAGTTCGCTATCCTTATCCCCGAGGCCACCGAGGCGGATGTCCGGGCGATTGCGGATCGCGCGCAGGCGGCGCTGCAAAGCAGCATCACCGTGGGCACGGTCTCCGTCTGGGCAATGGCTAGCATCGGTGTGAGCATCGGCACCGAGGGGACGTCGGCCGCGTCCCTGCTCCGCGACGCCGACGTCGCCATGTACGAGGCCAAATCGCGCGGACGGAACAACGTCCAGATCTTCCACCCGTCAATGCTCCATGCCACGCAGCAGCGCTCGCGCACAGCTGCCGAACTGCGCAACGCCATTGAGAACGGCGAACTGTCGCTGTACTACCAGCCCGTGGTGGAGCTGGCCACCGGCAGCATCATCGGGATCGAGGCGCTGGTCCGCTGGGTGCATCCAACCCGCGGCATGATCATGCCGGAGAATTTTATCCCGGTGGCCGAGGAAACCGGACTCATCGTGGATCTGGGCCGGTGGGTCCTGCAGGAGGCGCTGCAACAGCTTAAGGCTTGGAACGACATCGAACCCTTGCCTGCGCACCTTAAGCTCCACCTGAATCTCTCCGCAGCGGAGCTGTTGCGCAACGACCTGCTGGAGGATATCGCAGGGTCGTTGGAGCGGTATGGCATCGACCCGGGACGGCTGGTTTTCGAGATCACCGAGACCGTGCTGATGACCCGGGAAACCGAAGAGGCACAGGTGCTGGGAAAAATCCGCGGGCTCGGCGTCGGACTGCAGATCGATGACTTTGGCACGGGCTATTCCTCCATCAGCTATCTGCGCTCGCTGCCCGCCGACACGGTGAAAGTGGACCAGTCCCTGATCGAGGGGATGGACAACGACGCCGGTCAGCGGACCTTCGTGGCGGCGGTCCTGCAGCTGATCGAGTCGGCGGGGTTGCAGGCTATTGTCGAGGGCATCGAGACCGCGGAGCAGGCTATCCAGCTGCGCCGGCTGGGCTGCCGCTTTGGCCAGGGCTATTACTTCGGCAGGCCTGTCCCGGCGGAAGAAACCGTGGCTTTACTCAATTCACCCCTGCCGCCTGCGTAA
- a CDS encoding formate/nitrite transporter family protein — protein MSYVKPEQVVEAAVAAGKAKADAGNLQLLMRGVLGGAILACATTLALVAAGQTTGIVGAIIFPLGFVIIVILGLELVTGAFAVIPLAVHRKQACMADMLRNYAVVILGHLVGCLGYGAAYVAVITRMGTSDADPMVATLVNLAEAKTLAYAELGGAGFALVFIKAVLGNWMVTLGVVLAMTSTSTGGKILAMWLPITCFFAQGFEHAVVNMFVIPAGMMLGADVGVGDWWLWNQGPVLLGNFLGGVLLTGFALYFAHLKTPAAGPLPELQEEQGYGLAEQLQLENELETLASAQGVPAKR, from the coding sequence ATGTCCTACGTCAAACCGGAACAGGTGGTCGAGGCAGCCGTCGCGGCGGGCAAGGCCAAGGCCGACGCGGGCAATCTGCAACTGCTGATGCGCGGCGTTCTCGGCGGGGCGATCCTCGCCTGCGCCACCACGCTGGCCCTGGTTGCGGCCGGACAGACCACAGGAATTGTCGGCGCGATCATCTTCCCGCTGGGCTTTGTGATCATCGTGATTCTTGGCCTGGAACTTGTTACCGGCGCCTTCGCCGTCATCCCGCTGGCGGTTCACCGGAAGCAGGCCTGCATGGCGGACATGCTGCGCAATTACGCCGTGGTCATCCTTGGGCATCTGGTCGGGTGCCTGGGGTACGGGGCGGCGTACGTCGCGGTGATCACCCGCATGGGGACTTCCGACGCCGACCCGATGGTCGCCACGCTGGTTAACCTCGCGGAGGCTAAAACACTGGCGTACGCCGAGCTGGGCGGCGCGGGGTTTGCGCTCGTGTTCATCAAGGCCGTCCTGGGCAACTGGATGGTCACGCTAGGGGTGGTGCTTGCGATGACCTCCACTTCCACTGGCGGCAAGATCCTGGCGATGTGGCTGCCGATCACGTGCTTCTTCGCCCAGGGTTTTGAGCACGCGGTGGTCAATATGTTCGTGATCCCGGCGGGCATGATGCTGGGCGCCGATGTGGGTGTGGGGGACTGGTGGCTGTGGAACCAGGGGCCCGTGCTGCTGGGCAATTTCCTCGGCGGGGTGCTGCTGACCGGGTTCGCGCTCTACTTCGCGCACCTCAAAACCCCTGCTGCGGGGCCACTGCCGGAGCTGCAAGAGGAGCAGGGGTACGGGCTGGCGGAGCAACTCCAGCTGGAGAACGAACTGGAGACACTGGCGTCCGCACAGGGCGTGCCGGCCAAACGCTGA
- a CDS encoding class I SAM-dependent methyltransferase, whose translation MPKIWDSALLLPKLARLASRVPKNPHHAWENYWAGITRTGKDGEVLWDAAAESERLSYLAPIKEHFDPALPVVDIGCGNGTYTRWLATLFPQMLGVDVSASAIRRAQAEAEAEGIRDVEFAAMDAVADGAGDLLRERLGGSANVFLRGVLHVLKPQEQARLAANLHTLAGEQGRVFLAETNFQGNRFQYVGHLGATRHGIPHPLRRAIEGLPMPGHFGQRELTAVFPASKWQLLADGPAVIEAVPMKQDSVTEQIPGYFAVLQTN comes from the coding sequence ATGCCAAAAATCTGGGACTCGGCACTGCTGCTCCCCAAGCTAGCCCGCCTGGCTTCCCGCGTACCCAAAAATCCGCATCATGCGTGGGAAAACTACTGGGCCGGCATCACCCGCACGGGCAAAGACGGCGAGGTCCTGTGGGACGCCGCGGCCGAGTCCGAGCGCCTGAGCTACCTCGCGCCGATCAAGGAGCACTTTGATCCGGCGCTGCCGGTGGTCGACATCGGCTGCGGCAACGGAACCTACACGCGGTGGCTGGCCACCCTGTTCCCGCAGATGCTGGGCGTGGACGTCTCCGCCAGCGCCATCCGCCGTGCCCAGGCGGAGGCCGAAGCCGAAGGCATCCGTGACGTCGAGTTCGCGGCGATGGACGCGGTGGCCGACGGCGCCGGGGACCTGCTGCGCGAGCGGCTGGGCGGCTCCGCGAACGTGTTCCTCCGCGGCGTGCTGCATGTGCTCAAGCCGCAGGAACAGGCACGGCTGGCGGCGAACCTGCACACGCTGGCGGGGGAGCAGGGCCGAGTGTTCCTCGCCGAAACCAACTTCCAGGGCAACCGGTTCCAGTATGTTGGCCATCTTGGAGCCACCCGCCACGGCATTCCGCATCCGCTGCGGCGCGCCATCGAGGGCCTGCCAATGCCCGGACACTTCGGCCAGCGGGAGCTGACCGCGGTGTTTCCCGCCTCAAAGTGGCAGCTGCTGGCTGACGGGCCGGCGGTCATCGAGGCGGTGCCGATGAAACAGGACTCGGTGACGGAGCAAATTCCCGGCTACTTCGCCGTCTTGCAGACCAACTGA
- a CDS encoding VanZ family protein, protein MQGKEFGTKLAPLAARLKSAVLAMRRSRPWARLESWFRRRHDAKNGARLLTAPAGGRRGHLPGFLLIGYLLTVALVVLWPTPVDRDASGTILQVLAKLHAFGAPDWIDYNFVETSANIVMFVPLGLLGGTLLRAGYRWIAVPAAFAVSFLIELVQDTFLPGRFGTMQDVLANTHGSALGLVVLYAFLEYRRVAKEDAAAEHPEQMNDGGANH, encoded by the coding sequence ATGCAGGGTAAGGAGTTCGGGACGAAACTGGCACCGCTGGCGGCACGGTTGAAGTCCGCTGTGCTGGCGATGCGCCGGTCGCGGCCCTGGGCCAGGCTTGAGTCCTGGTTCCGGCGAAGGCACGATGCCAAAAACGGAGCCCGGCTGCTGACCGCACCTGCTGGTGGGCGGCGCGGGCATCTGCCCGGCTTCCTGCTGATCGGCTACCTGTTGACGGTGGCCCTGGTCGTGCTGTGGCCAACGCCGGTGGACCGCGATGCGAGCGGCACGATCCTGCAGGTGCTGGCGAAGCTGCACGCCTTCGGTGCGCCGGACTGGATCGATTACAACTTCGTCGAGACCAGCGCCAACATTGTGATGTTCGTGCCGCTCGGCCTGTTGGGCGGGACGCTCCTGCGTGCGGGTTACCGCTGGATCGCCGTCCCTGCTGCCTTCGCCGTCTCGTTCCTGATCGAACTGGTCCAGGACACGTTCCTGCCCGGCCGGTTCGGGACCATGCAGGATGTGCTGGCCAACACCCATGGCTCGGCGCTGGGCCTGGTGGTCCTGTATGCGTTCCTGGAATACCGGCGCGTAGCCAAAGAGGACGCCGCCGCCGAACATCCGGAACAGATGAACGACGGCGGCGCCAACCACTAG
- a CDS encoding ATP-binding protein: MTSTADSPAGGEPAPLALVAGCPDALTGIPAALRAAGISVVDGTGAAGTAPDVAVVAVGPDGNGADVLAGLPAEAADATGGNLPVILLASEAMSAEEIAALDVADFLMEPVPEQELVLRIRTLLKRTKRQQLRRDSTAQLRQRTRAISAAIRSSNDPQFMAEQVIAGLSETFGADRSWIRTFGDERVPALEMGWDSYGINASAPALPADEAERLAAMLWEDETVLSVPDHDGAELPDCESLRKAAGKDGLKTSVVVPLGHGGKSFGLLWLAGISRAREWAPIELSLIQHVAGNLAHGLVQGQLITAQRQVLDRVRELDQAKSEFVATVNHELRIPLSSIIGYLDMIMDDGVGQLPHEIARMLEIVDRNAHRLNNLVEDVLTLSRSDAGNIQQSIQPVKLVALLQSVISTLAPAATAGRIDLSLREPASDVEVDADQEQLEQVFVNIISNAVKFTPAGGSVAVGISSGRSDSGVPRACVKVRDTGIGIPADEVPKLYGRFYRASNATAAAIQGTGLGLSIVQDLVHQHGGELHISSRLHEGTTVYVQLPARR; this comes from the coding sequence ATGACATCTACCGCGGACTCACCGGCCGGCGGCGAACCTGCCCCATTGGCGCTGGTCGCGGGATGTCCGGACGCGCTGACGGGCATCCCGGCGGCCCTGCGTGCAGCGGGCATCTCGGTGGTGGACGGAACCGGGGCGGCAGGAACAGCACCTGATGTCGCCGTCGTTGCTGTGGGCCCGGACGGAAACGGAGCCGACGTGCTGGCCGGACTGCCGGCCGAAGCCGCAGACGCAACCGGCGGAAACCTGCCGGTCATCCTGCTGGCCAGCGAGGCCATGTCAGCCGAGGAAATTGCGGCCCTGGACGTGGCCGATTTCCTGATGGAGCCTGTGCCGGAACAGGAGCTGGTGCTGCGGATCCGCACCTTGCTGAAGCGGACCAAACGGCAGCAACTCCGGCGCGATTCCACCGCGCAGTTGCGCCAGCGCACCCGGGCGATTTCGGCGGCGATCCGATCGTCGAACGATCCGCAGTTCATGGCCGAACAGGTAATCGCCGGCTTGAGCGAAACTTTCGGGGCTGACCGCAGTTGGATCCGTACCTTCGGCGACGAACGCGTCCCGGCGCTGGAAATGGGCTGGGACAGCTACGGCATCAACGCTTCCGCACCCGCCCTGCCCGCGGATGAGGCTGAGCGGCTGGCGGCGATGCTATGGGAGGACGAGACCGTCCTGTCCGTGCCGGACCACGATGGCGCGGAGCTGCCCGATTGCGAGTCATTGAGGAAAGCGGCCGGCAAGGACGGGCTCAAGACCTCGGTAGTGGTACCGCTTGGCCACGGCGGCAAATCCTTCGGGTTGCTTTGGCTCGCCGGTATAAGCCGCGCCCGCGAATGGGCGCCGATCGAGCTGTCGCTGATCCAGCACGTTGCCGGCAACCTCGCTCACGGTCTGGTGCAGGGCCAGCTCATCACCGCCCAGCGGCAAGTACTTGACCGGGTGCGTGAACTGGACCAGGCGAAAAGCGAATTCGTCGCCACGGTCAACCATGAATTGCGGATCCCGCTGAGTTCGATCATCGGCTACTTGGACATGATCATGGACGACGGCGTGGGCCAGCTTCCGCACGAGATAGCCAGAATGCTCGAGATTGTGGATCGTAATGCCCATCGGTTGAACAACCTCGTCGAGGATGTGCTCACGCTCTCCAGGAGCGACGCCGGAAACATCCAGCAGTCCATCCAGCCGGTCAAGCTCGTCGCTTTGCTGCAGTCCGTCATCAGCACGCTGGCGCCTGCGGCAACAGCCGGCCGGATTGATCTGAGCCTTCGGGAGCCAGCTTCGGACGTCGAGGTGGACGCCGACCAGGAACAGCTGGAGCAGGTGTTCGTGAACATCATCTCGAATGCGGTGAAGTTTACGCCCGCCGGCGGCAGTGTCGCCGTCGGTATCAGCAGCGGCAGGAGTGACTCCGGGGTTCCGCGGGCTTGCGTCAAGGTACGTGACACCGGTATCGGCATCCCGGCCGACGAGGTGCCCAAGCTGTACGGCCGGTTCTACCGTGCCTCCAATGCCACCGCCGCCGCCATCCAGGGCACGGGACTCGGACTGTCCATTGTGCAGGATCTGGTGCACCAGCACGGCGGCGAACTGCATATTTCGTCCCGGCTGCATGAAGGGACCACGGTTTACGTCCAGCTGCCCGCGCGCCGCTAA
- a CDS encoding sensor histidine kinase, giving the protein MSAVVKNALAMLGVRKQFHELNLRHRVFLSQMPLVICVALVALVAAFFFPATLGNDAFQAGLIMLAVLTVASFLVPWDRLPYPTYWVIPLLDFVVVAALRTGGAESLSGLSMLAVFPVFWLAWSGVAPVAARIISFFAPLMLVWVPVLTSGEPVTAAGLADPFLIPIIMLAICVTASIFSLSETDKQGVLEAKDRELQAVLEETRDRSRLMQTMMDTVGVGLVAVDKNGHDILMNRRQLQNHMLAAPAGNIDPNEGQLHVYKPDRTSLIPPDERPVLRAVRGETFSDELVWIGEGKQQRAMSISARSMRDDDGAFAGSVVAFSDVTDLVNALAAKDDFVASVSHELRTPLTSIIGYLDLALEETQLKDPDGSMAVSLRVALRNAERLLQLVSDLLTTASGPAKIEQRNADLADVIASCLASATPRAEEAGVVLVNESPSDLEAFIDHDRMCQVLDNLLSNAIKYSPAGGRVTVRAWRAEGSVGIEVEDHGMGIAEEDLGGVFTKFFRTPTVRRAAIPGVGLGLVITKAIVEAHGGAINFTSELGKGTTFRVLLPADGGNPVLPTEATSADKV; this is encoded by the coding sequence ATGTCCGCAGTCGTCAAAAACGCGCTGGCCATGCTCGGCGTGCGGAAGCAGTTTCATGAACTGAATCTGCGGCACCGTGTCTTCCTGAGCCAGATGCCGCTGGTGATTTGCGTGGCCCTGGTGGCCCTGGTGGCGGCATTCTTCTTCCCGGCCACACTTGGTAACGACGCTTTCCAGGCTGGGCTCATCATGTTGGCAGTTCTGACGGTAGCCAGCTTTCTGGTCCCCTGGGACCGCTTGCCCTACCCCACCTACTGGGTCATCCCGCTACTGGATTTCGTTGTCGTAGCGGCGCTGAGAACAGGCGGTGCGGAGTCGCTGAGCGGGCTGAGCATGCTGGCGGTTTTCCCGGTGTTCTGGTTGGCATGGTCCGGAGTTGCGCCAGTTGCCGCCAGAATCATCAGCTTCTTCGCGCCCTTGATGCTGGTCTGGGTACCTGTGTTGACCTCAGGTGAGCCGGTCACCGCAGCCGGGCTGGCCGATCCTTTCCTGATTCCCATCATCATGCTCGCCATCTGCGTCACGGCGTCGATATTCAGCCTGAGCGAGACGGACAAACAGGGAGTCCTCGAAGCCAAGGACCGCGAACTTCAGGCTGTCCTGGAAGAAACCAGGGACCGTTCCAGGCTCATGCAGACGATGATGGACACGGTCGGCGTCGGTCTGGTCGCTGTCGACAAAAACGGGCACGACATCCTGATGAACCGGCGCCAACTGCAGAACCACATGCTGGCCGCTCCCGCGGGCAATATTGATCCCAATGAAGGCCAGCTGCACGTGTACAAACCGGACCGTACCTCGCTGATCCCGCCGGATGAGCGGCCGGTCCTGAGGGCCGTGCGCGGGGAGACCTTTTCCGACGAATTGGTCTGGATCGGCGAGGGCAAGCAGCAACGGGCCATGTCCATCTCCGCCAGATCCATGCGGGACGACGACGGCGCCTTCGCCGGTTCTGTAGTTGCCTTCAGCGATGTCACGGATCTGGTGAACGCCCTGGCTGCCAAAGACGATTTCGTGGCCAGCGTGTCGCACGAGCTGCGCACACCGCTGACCTCAATCATCGGCTACCTCGATCTGGCGCTGGAAGAAACCCAGCTGAAGGATCCGGACGGCTCCATGGCCGTATCCCTTCGTGTGGCGCTGCGCAACGCCGAACGGCTGCTCCAGCTGGTCTCGGACCTGCTCACCACTGCCTCCGGCCCGGCCAAGATCGAGCAGCGCAACGCCGATCTGGCCGACGTCATCGCATCCTGCCTGGCTTCGGCAACACCTCGGGCGGAGGAAGCCGGCGTCGTGCTGGTCAATGAAAGCCCCAGCGATCTCGAGGCGTTCATTGACCATGACCGAATGTGCCAGGTGCTGGACAATCTGCTCTCCAACGCGATCAAGTACTCCCCCGCCGGCGGTCGCGTTACCGTCCGTGCGTGGCGGGCGGAGGGCAGTGTCGGCATCGAGGTGGAAGACCACGGCATGGGCATCGCGGAAGAAGACCTGGGCGGGGTCTTCACCAAATTCTTCCGCACTCCCACGGTCCGCCGCGCGGCCATCCCCGGAGTTGGCCTTGGCCTGGTGATCACCAAGGCGATTGTTGAAGCGCACGGCGGCGCAATCAACTTCACAAGTGAGCTCGGCAAGGGCACCACATTCAGGGTCCTGCTTCCGGCCGACGGCGGGAACCCGGTGCTTCCGACGGAGGCGACGTCGGCGGACAAGGTTTGA
- the deoC gene encoding deoxyribose-phosphate aldolase, protein MSGIASYIDHTLLKPDASREDILAVCKEAVEHKFASVCTNPLWTALVHNTLKGSGVKTCSVIGFPFGATPTDVKVYEARGANLDGADEIDMVINIAAARANDRNSLYTDIAAVADAVHAGGAALKVILETHFLTDEQKTLVCEVAAEAGSDFVKTSTGFSGGGATVEDIALMRKAVGPKLGVKASGGIRSIEDARAMLEAGATRIGASSSVAIVNGEQATSAY, encoded by the coding sequence ATGTCCGGGATCGCCTCCTACATTGACCACACGCTGCTCAAGCCGGATGCTTCCCGCGAAGACATCCTTGCCGTGTGCAAGGAGGCCGTTGAGCACAAGTTCGCCTCGGTCTGCACCAACCCGCTCTGGACTGCCCTGGTGCACAACACACTCAAGGGTTCCGGCGTAAAGACCTGTTCCGTTATTGGATTTCCGTTCGGAGCCACTCCCACCGATGTGAAGGTCTACGAGGCCCGCGGAGCCAATCTGGACGGCGCAGACGAGATCGACATGGTCATCAACATCGCCGCTGCCCGTGCCAATGACCGCAACTCGCTGTACACGGACATCGCTGCCGTGGCCGATGCCGTGCACGCCGGCGGGGCTGCACTGAAGGTCATTCTGGAAACACATTTCCTCACCGATGAACAAAAGACCCTGGTCTGCGAGGTCGCGGCCGAAGCGGGCTCGGATTTCGTGAAAACCTCCACCGGTTTCAGCGGCGGCGGGGCAACTGTTGAAGACATTGCCCTGATGCGCAAGGCGGTCGGTCCGAAGCTCGGAGTCAAGGCTTCCGGGGGCATCCGCTCTATCGAGGACGCCCGCGCGATGCTCGAAGCCGGTGCCACGAGAATTGGAGCGAGCTCATCAGTCGCTATTGTTAACGGTGAGCAAGCTACTTCCGCATACTAA